In Microbacterium enclense, the DNA window CCCTCGCCGGCAGCGTCATCGTCACCGTCCTCAACCTCGGTGTCGCCGTCGGCGCCACCCTGGGCGGGCTCGTTCTCCCCCTCGGGTCGACCGCGCTCGTTCTGACCGCACTTCTGGCAGCGTCGACGGGGGCCCTGGCACTCGCCCTCAGCAGCACGAGGCTTGTACATTCCCTCCATGCCTGATCGTGAGAAGGCGAGCCCACCGATGCGCACCGTACGCCCCCTCGACGCCTCCACCTGGGCGGCCTTCGAGGAACTGTGCGTGGCGAGCAACAGCTACCCGAGCGGATGCTGGTGCATCGGCTTCCACGAGGAGGGCACCACACGGGATGCCACATGCAACCGTGAGCGGAAACACGCGCGCGTCGTCTCAGGAACGGCGCACGCGGCCCTGGTGCTCGACGACGGGCGTTGCATCGGATGGTGCCAGTACGGCCCCGCAACCGAGGTCGTCCGGATCAAGAATCGGAGACAGTACGACGCCTCGCAGGACGGGCCCCTCCCCGATTGGCGCATCGGGTGCGTCTACGCGCGGACAGGGCATCGTCGACAGGGTGTCGCTGCGTTTGCTCTCGACGGCGCTCTGCGAATGATCGCCGCAGCAGGGGGCGGCAGGGTCGAGGGCTACCCCGAACCGGCCGACGCCGTCCCCGCGGGATTCCTCTTCCACGGCGCGCTGTCCACCTTCGAGCGTGCGGGCTTCGTCCGCACCCGATCGATCGGCAAACACCGATGGGTCGTGACGAAGACGATCGAGCCCGCGTCGACCGCCATTCGCGGGCGCTGAGAGAGACGCTCTCGATCGGCTCGGGAGGTGGCTGCCCCTCCAGCCTTCGTCCACGCGCGCCCCAGCCACCCTCTGGATAGATTCGTGTCATGACGCACGCGGTTCTCCAGTACACCTACGGCGATGACTACCTGGAATCTCGAGAGCAGTTCCGCTCGGCGCATCTGCTTCTCGCATGGGCTGCGGTCGACCGCGGGGAGCTGTTGCTCGGAGGCGCAGCCGGAACAGGGCCGTACGAAGGGCTGCTCGTCTTCCAGGGGGATGACGCGGTGCAGTCGGCGACCGCCTTCGCGTCGGCAGACCCGTACGTCACGTCGGGGCTGGTGAAATCGTGGACCGTCCGGCCGTGGGCCACCGTGGTCGGCGTCGACGCCGCGACGCCCCTTCGACCCTGACCGACGCGGGCGGTTGTCGCCCCGCGACCGATGGTCGTCAGTCGCTCACCGAGCGGGATCGTGGCCGTTGCGGGGAACCGGCGACCGCCACCGTGATGCGGCTCTCGGGCCCGAGGCAGCGCCGGCAGAACGACGAAGCCTTGACGACGATCGTTTCTCCTCGGGGCCATATCGTCGGGGGTGCAGCTACCGTGGAGCCATGACTTTCGTGAACGTGGGAACGCTCGGGACTCGACCCGGTAAGAGGGACGAGGTCGTGGCGATCCTGACGCGTCGCAACCCCCAGCTGGAGGAAGCTGGTTGTCTGATGTACGAGGTCGGTATCAACGATGCCGTCCCCGACACCGTCTTCGTTGCCGAGCTCTGGACGTCTCCCGAAGCCCACCACGCCTCGCTGCAACTCGACTTCGTGCGCGCGGCCATCGCCGAGGCCATGCCGCTGTTGTCGGGCGAGATGAGCGGAAGCCGATTCGCCGTCTCGGGATCACCGCTGCGCGACTGAACCGCTGGCCGTGTCACGCAGCCAGGGCGTGGGCACCCCGGAGAAGGCGACCGAGCTGACAGCTCCCCATTCGGCGCGAAGGTACGAAACCGTCGGCGCGCGGAGCGGGACGATGCGCGCGAACCGACCACACGACCGGGGACGCAAATCGACCACGCCACGACCGACGAGGATTCCCTCGAATCTCGTCTGTCACCCCTCGCGGCGACAATCGCCTGCGCTCGCTGACGGAACAGCCTGCGTACGAGCATGGGATGCGCCTCGAGCGCTTCCCGGGTGTCCGCGGCGCGCTCGAGCAGCTGGAAGTCACGCGCCGGCGCGGCGACGAACAGAGCCCGAACGCCGAGCGTGCGGGCGGGCGCCTGCGCGGGCGGTCGTCTTGGCGTGCGGTGGATCAGGCTGGGACGATCGTGAGCGGCGCTTCGATGGGGATGCCCGCGCCCACCGCCAGTACCGCTCGGGGTGTGATGCTGGTCGTACCGGCTCCGAGATGGTATTCGAAGTCGTAG includes these proteins:
- a CDS encoding YciI-like protein, which gives rise to MTHAVLQYTYGDDYLESREQFRSAHLLLAWAAVDRGELLLGGAAGTGPYEGLLVFQGDDAVQSATAFASADPYVTSGLVKSWTVRPWATVVGVDAATPLRP
- a CDS encoding GNAT family N-acetyltransferase: MPDREKASPPMRTVRPLDASTWAAFEELCVASNSYPSGCWCIGFHEEGTTRDATCNRERKHARVVSGTAHAALVLDDGRCIGWCQYGPATEVVRIKNRRQYDASQDGPLPDWRIGCVYARTGHRRQGVAAFALDGALRMIAAAGGGRVEGYPEPADAVPAGFLFHGALSTFERAGFVRTRSIGKHRWVVTKTIEPASTAIRGR
- a CDS encoding putative quinol monooxygenase; this encodes MTFVNVGTLGTRPGKRDEVVAILTRRNPQLEEAGCLMYEVGINDAVPDTVFVAELWTSPEAHHASLQLDFVRAAIAEAMPLLSGEMSGSRFAVSGSPLRD